From Ramlibacter tataouinensis, the proteins below share one genomic window:
- the gabD gene encoding NADP-dependent succinate-semialdehyde dehydrogenase, translated as MIAPELKNPALWRQQAYVDGAWVDADSGETIAVDNPATGGRLGTVPRMGAAETRRAIEAAHAAAAGWRSRTGKERAAILRRWFELIMQNQEDLARLMTAEQGKPLAESRGEIAYAASFIEWFAEEAKRIYGDTIPGHAPDKRIVVLKQPIGVCAAITPWNFPAAMITRKAGPALAAGCTMVLKPASQTPFTALALCVLAEQAGVPKGVLSCVTGAAGAIGGELTSNPLVRKLSFTGSTEIGKVLLAQCAGTVKKTSMELGGNAPFIVFDDADLDAAVRGAIISKYRNAGQTCVCANRLLVQDGVYEAFAAKLAQAVAALRVGRGDEPGVEIGPLIDAKAIEKVEQHVADAKARGARVITGGARAPLGGNFYSPTVLAEATPDMLIFREETFGPVAPLFRFKTEAEAIAMANDTEFGLASYFYGRDIARVWRVAEALEYGMVGINEGLISTEVAPFGGVKESGLGREGSKYGIEDYLELKYLCMGGM; from the coding sequence ATGATCGCACCCGAACTGAAGAACCCGGCGCTCTGGCGCCAGCAGGCCTATGTCGATGGCGCCTGGGTCGATGCCGACAGCGGCGAGACGATCGCCGTCGACAACCCGGCCACCGGCGGCCGCCTCGGCACGGTGCCGCGCATGGGCGCCGCCGAAACCCGGCGCGCCATCGAGGCCGCGCATGCCGCCGCCGCTGGCTGGCGCTCGCGCACGGGCAAGGAGCGGGCCGCCATCCTGCGGCGCTGGTTCGAGCTGATCATGCAGAACCAGGAGGACCTGGCGCGCCTGATGACGGCCGAGCAAGGCAAGCCTCTGGCCGAAAGCCGCGGCGAGATCGCCTATGCGGCTTCGTTCATCGAATGGTTCGCCGAGGAGGCCAAGCGGATCTACGGCGACACCATTCCCGGGCATGCGCCCGACAAGCGCATCGTCGTGCTCAAGCAGCCGATCGGTGTGTGCGCCGCGATCACGCCATGGAACTTCCCGGCGGCCATGATCACGCGCAAGGCCGGCCCCGCGCTCGCGGCCGGCTGCACCATGGTGCTCAAGCCCGCGAGCCAGACGCCCTTCACCGCGCTGGCGCTGTGCGTGCTGGCCGAGCAGGCCGGCGTGCCCAAGGGCGTGCTGTCGTGCGTGACGGGCGCCGCCGGCGCCATCGGCGGCGAGCTGACTTCCAACCCGCTGGTGCGCAAGCTGAGCTTCACCGGCTCGACCGAGATCGGCAAGGTGCTGCTTGCGCAATGCGCGGGCACCGTCAAGAAGACCTCGATGGAACTGGGCGGCAATGCACCCTTCATCGTGTTCGACGATGCCGACCTCGACGCCGCCGTACGCGGCGCCATCATCTCCAAGTACCGCAACGCCGGCCAGACCTGCGTCTGCGCCAACCGCTTGCTGGTGCAGGACGGCGTCTACGAGGCTTTCGCCGCGAAGCTGGCGCAGGCGGTGGCCGCGCTGCGCGTGGGCCGCGGCGACGAGCCGGGCGTCGAGATCGGCCCGCTGATCGACGCCAAAGCGATCGAGAAGGTCGAGCAGCACGTCGCCGATGCCAAGGCCAGGGGCGCGCGGGTCATCACGGGAGGCGCGCGCGCGCCGCTGGGTGGGAACTTCTACAGTCCCACCGTGCTGGCCGAGGCGACGCCCGACATGTTGATCTTCCGCGAGGAGACCTTCGGCCCGGTCGCACCGCTGTTCCGGTTCAAGACCGAAGCGGAGGCCATCGCGATGGCCAACGACACCGAGTTCGGCCTGGCCTCGTACTTCTACGGGCGAGACATCGCACGCGTCTGGCGCGTCGCCGAGGCGCTGGAATACGGCATGGTGGGCATCAACGAAGGGTTGATCTCGACTGAGGTGGCGCCCTTTGGCGGCGTCAAGGAGAGCGGCCTGGGGCGCGAGGGCTCCAAGTACGGCATCGAAGACTACCTCGAACTGAAGTATCTCTGCATGGGCGGCATGTAA
- a CDS encoding acyl-CoA dehydrogenase family protein: protein MMVQQPTEDQLLAVQSFRRFLAAEIRPVASRYRDCRLPKERMRELTQAIAEFGLPGASVAVEEGGMGLPAVTEAMLFEELCAVSLDIGVCVMINMGVAATLAQLPASQAPLRTRYLPELLAGRSFGGFCTREPGLGSDASGENTWISNGDYADLVIVTVPTGTAGELSHVLVDRNEHGREFSIEKLAIERARAGIGMLSVGLMRAAHQLVAARMAEMATLLDELTGIAAFV, encoded by the coding sequence ATGATGGTTCAGCAGCCCACCGAAGACCAGCTCCTCGCGGTGCAGAGCTTTCGCAGGTTCCTGGCGGCGGAGATCCGTCCGGTGGCCAGCCGCTATCGCGACTGCCGCTTGCCCAAGGAGCGGATGCGCGAGCTCACCCAGGCCATTGCCGAGTTCGGCCTGCCGGGCGCCAGCGTCGCGGTCGAGGAAGGTGGCATGGGCCTGCCGGCCGTGACCGAGGCGATGCTATTCGAGGAGCTGTGCGCGGTGTCGCTGGACATCGGCGTTTGCGTGATGATCAACATGGGTGTTGCCGCCACGCTCGCGCAGTTGCCAGCTTCCCAGGCGCCTCTGCGCACGCGCTACCTGCCAGAGCTGCTGGCCGGGCGCAGCTTCGGCGGCTTTTGCACCCGCGAGCCCGGGCTGGGCTCCGACGCGAGTGGCGAGAACACCTGGATTTCGAACGGCGACTATGCCGATCTCGTGATCGTCACGGTCCCCACCGGCACGGCCGGCGAGCTGTCCCACGTCCTCGTGGACCGCAACGAGCATGGCCGCGAATTCAGCATCGAGAAGCTTGCAATCGAGAGAGCGCGTGCCGGTATCGGCATGTTGTCGGTCGGCCTGATGCGCGCCGCGCACCAGCTTGTGGCCGCCAGGATGGCGGAGATGGCCACGCTGCTGGATGAATTGACGGGCATCGCCGCATTCGTTTGA
- a CDS encoding enoyl-CoA hydratase/isomerase family protein, with the protein MSEEAVIYEKVGRTAVITLNRPKRKNALDAAIAQAMAAVLLAVRQDASVRSVVLTGAGGDFCSGADLKGDVAEGEKPFMARQLLLDTHRWFTELVELEKPVISAVDGFAVGAGFSLALGADFVLASERARFIASFARVGLLPDLSLLYVLPRLVGLARAKEIAFSAREIGADEAQQMGLVQAVVPAERLRNAALAFARRFDDAPTAVIGLTKNLLNRSFETDRHGLAQLESTMQGLFAVSNYHAEAVARFVSREAPLFAGAPRFDPAAP; encoded by the coding sequence ATGAGCGAAGAAGCAGTGATCTATGAGAAGGTGGGCAGGACGGCGGTCATCACGCTGAACCGGCCCAAGCGCAAGAACGCCCTCGATGCGGCCATCGCGCAGGCGATGGCGGCCGTCCTCCTGGCCGTGCGCCAGGATGCGTCGGTGCGCTCCGTCGTGCTCACCGGCGCCGGTGGCGACTTCTGCTCGGGCGCGGACCTGAAGGGCGACGTTGCCGAAGGCGAAAAGCCCTTCATGGCACGCCAGCTGCTGCTCGATACGCATCGCTGGTTCACCGAGCTGGTCGAGCTCGAGAAGCCCGTCATCTCGGCGGTGGACGGCTTCGCCGTGGGGGCGGGCTTTTCGCTGGCGCTGGGCGCGGATTTCGTCCTTGCGTCCGAGCGCGCCAGGTTCATTGCGAGCTTCGCGCGGGTCGGCCTGCTGCCCGACCTGTCGCTGCTGTACGTGCTGCCGCGCCTGGTGGGGCTGGCGCGGGCCAAGGAGATCGCCTTCAGCGCACGGGAGATCGGGGCCGACGAGGCGCAGCAGATGGGCCTGGTGCAGGCCGTCGTGCCGGCCGAGCGCCTGCGCAATGCGGCGCTCGCCTTCGCGCGGCGCTTCGACGATGCGCCGACTGCGGTCATCGGCCTGACCAAGAACCTCCTGAACCGGTCCTTCGAGACCGACCGGCATGGGCTGGCGCAACTGGAGTCCACCATGCAGGGGCTGTTCGCGGTCAGCAACTACCACGCCGAGGCGGTGGCGCGCTTCGTCTCGCGCGAGGCGCCGCTCTTCGCTGGTGCGCCTCGCTTCGATCCGGCCGCGCCGTAA
- a CDS encoding lipid-transfer protein, with product MTSKVVVAGVGMIPFKKPGQSETYPVMGAQAVRLALADAGIGYESIQQAYASYIYGDSCSGQRVLYDVGMTGVPVINVHNNCASGSSALYLARQAIASGETDIVLAFGFEQMNPGALGSMFTDRPNPLELFMQQCDPVVPEGVPTALRLFGAAGLEHMKRFGTPLETFAKIRAKASRHAANNPLAVFRKVVTPQDVLNEQVMWEGVMTRSMACPPTCGAAAAVLCSEAYAKKHGLDTRVWVAGQALTTDGPEVFKSGDLRQLAGFGMSRLAANKVYEQAGIGAEDVDVVELHDCFAQNELLTYEALGLCPEGGAQKFVDDGDNTYGGRYVVNPSGGLLSKGHPIGATGLAQCYELVSQLRGKAEQRQVEGARVALQHNVGIGGAAVVTMYRI from the coding sequence ATGACAAGCAAGGTAGTAGTGGCCGGAGTCGGCATGATCCCCTTCAAGAAGCCGGGCCAGAGCGAGACCTACCCGGTGATGGGCGCGCAGGCCGTTCGCCTGGCGCTGGCCGATGCAGGCATCGGCTACGAGTCGATCCAGCAAGCCTACGCCAGCTACATCTATGGCGACTCCTGCAGTGGCCAGCGCGTGCTGTACGACGTGGGCATGACGGGTGTCCCCGTGATCAACGTCCATAACAACTGCGCGAGCGGCTCTTCGGCGCTGTACCTGGCGCGCCAGGCCATCGCCAGTGGCGAGACCGACATCGTGCTGGCGTTCGGCTTCGAGCAGATGAACCCCGGGGCGCTGGGCAGCATGTTCACCGACCGGCCCAACCCGCTCGAACTGTTCATGCAGCAGTGCGATCCCGTGGTGCCCGAGGGCGTTCCGACGGCCCTGCGACTGTTCGGCGCCGCCGGCCTGGAGCACATGAAACGCTTCGGCACGCCGCTGGAAACCTTCGCCAAGATCCGCGCCAAGGCCAGCCGCCATGCGGCCAACAACCCGCTCGCCGTGTTCCGCAAGGTGGTGACCCCGCAGGACGTGCTGAACGAGCAGGTGATGTGGGAGGGCGTGATGACGCGCTCCATGGCCTGCCCGCCCACCTGCGGCGCGGCCGCCGCGGTGCTGTGCAGTGAAGCCTACGCGAAGAAGCATGGCCTGGATACACGCGTGTGGGTCGCCGGCCAGGCCCTGACCACCGATGGCCCCGAGGTCTTCAAGTCCGGTGACCTGCGCCAGCTCGCGGGCTTCGGCATGTCGCGTCTGGCTGCCAACAAGGTGTACGAGCAGGCCGGCATCGGCGCCGAAGATGTCGATGTGGTGGAACTGCACGACTGCTTCGCGCAGAACGAGCTGTTGACCTACGAAGCTTTGGGCCTGTGCCCCGAGGGCGGCGCGCAGAAGTTCGTCGACGACGGCGACAACACCTACGGCGGCCGGTACGTGGTGAACCCCTCGGGCGGCCTGCTGTCGAAGGGGCATCCGATCGGTGCGACGGGTCTTGCGCAGTGCTATGAACTGGTGTCGCAGCTGCGTGGCAAGGCCGAGCAGCGCCAGGTCGAAGGCGCTCGCGTCGCGCTGCAACACAACGTCGGTATCGGCGGCGCTGCGGTCGTGACCATGTACCGGATCTGA
- a CDS encoding CaiB/BaiF CoA transferase family protein, which translates to MSRQASGPLAGLRILEIYGIGPAPFCGMLMADLGADVVLVDRAEMGPEDMDLGRHAVTNRGKRSIALDLKTPEGVATVLQLVENCDALIEGMRPGVMERLGLGPDVCLARNPKLVYGRMTGWGQAGPLAQAAGHDLNYIALSGALWYSGQPGEAPMTPPSLVGDMGGGAMYLALGLLAGVMHARATGRGQVVDAAIVDGSANMMNLLMGLRSAGLFASERGKSLLDGPHWYRSYRCKDGGFVTVGAAEPKFHRLLVEKLGLAGDPAYANQGNPKTWPQRHQAFAELFATRTRDEWCLLLEGTDACFAPVLDPDEAAVHPHMAERGIYSCIDGVLQANPAPRFSHTPGSAGTVPRRGQHQQEVLQDWLNVEVP; encoded by the coding sequence ATGAGCCGACAGGCAAGCGGCCCGCTGGCGGGCCTGCGCATCCTCGAGATCTACGGCATCGGGCCGGCGCCCTTCTGCGGCATGTTGATGGCGGACCTGGGCGCCGACGTGGTGCTGGTCGATCGCGCCGAGATGGGCCCGGAAGACATGGATCTCGGCCGGCATGCCGTCACCAACCGCGGCAAGCGCTCGATCGCGCTCGACCTGAAGACGCCCGAGGGCGTGGCGACGGTGCTGCAGCTGGTCGAGAACTGCGATGCGCTGATCGAAGGCATGCGCCCCGGCGTGATGGAGCGCCTGGGCCTCGGGCCCGATGTGTGCCTCGCCCGCAACCCGAAGCTCGTCTATGGCCGCATGACCGGCTGGGGCCAGGCCGGCCCGCTGGCGCAGGCGGCCGGCCATGACCTCAACTACATCGCGCTCTCGGGTGCGCTGTGGTATTCGGGCCAGCCGGGCGAGGCGCCGATGACGCCACCGAGCCTGGTGGGCGACATGGGCGGCGGCGCGATGTACCTCGCGCTCGGACTGCTGGCCGGCGTGATGCATGCGCGGGCGACCGGGCGGGGCCAGGTCGTCGATGCGGCCATCGTCGATGGTAGCGCGAACATGATGAACCTGCTGATGGGCCTGCGATCGGCCGGCCTTTTCGCCAGCGAGCGGGGCAAGAGCCTGCTCGACGGTCCCCACTGGTATCGCAGCTACCGCTGCAAGGACGGCGGTTTCGTCACGGTGGGCGCGGCCGAGCCGAAGTTCCATCGCCTGCTGGTCGAAAAGCTCGGCCTCGCCGGCGACCCGGCCTATGCGAACCAGGGCAACCCGAAGACCTGGCCGCAGCGGCATCAGGCCTTTGCCGAGTTGTTCGCCACCCGGACCCGCGACGAGTGGTGCCTGCTACTCGAAGGGACGGACGCCTGCTTCGCCCCGGTGCTGGACCCCGACGAGGCGGCCGTGCATCCGCACATGGCCGAGCGGGGCATCTACAGCTGCATCGACGGGGTGCTGCAGGCCAACCCGGCGCCGCGCTTCTCGCACACGCCTGGAAGCGCCGGCACCGTGCCGCGCCGGGGCCAGCACCAGCAGGAGGTGCTGCAGGACTGGCTCAATGTTGAAGTGCCATAG
- a CDS encoding AMP-binding protein gives MTTVFPTLLHRFLHWEAAQAEVIALTEPRPDGRVVDYSWREIGDQARRMAAHLESLGLPPRSNIAILGRNSAHWIMADLAIWMAGHVSVPLYPTISAASARHILEHSEARLLFVGKLDGKADNWNQIRTALPQELPLIALPLSPLPQAQQWEALTAATVPLQQPHLPDAGEMATILYTSGTTGVPKGVMHSFGNMARYAQGSGDFCGFTPADRLLSYLPLAHAAERSFVEANLLAHGLRVYFNDALETFVADLQRARPTVFISMPRLWTNFYAGVCAKLPATAQALLGADSPEGAALRQNVLAMLGLPDVRIAFTGSAPLPPEIVDWYRKLGLELLDVYGMTEDFCWSHYSRPGAVRLGYCGEALPGVQARIAANGEIEVKTVTRMLGYYKDPALTASALTDDGYFRTGDRGEYDEANRLKITGRVKELFKTSKGKYVAPAPIENRFAHPMVEAVCVTGAGHPQPFVLLMPSLAARQQMGDPAARDALVATWEALLGEVNATLEPHEALSHVVVVKEPWTIDNGFLTPTMKIRRSIIEERYLGKAAAWAAPGSKVVLETD, from the coding sequence ATGACGACCGTATTCCCGACCCTGCTGCACCGCTTCCTGCACTGGGAAGCAGCGCAAGCCGAGGTCATCGCACTGACCGAGCCGCGTCCGGATGGACGGGTGGTCGACTACAGCTGGCGCGAGATCGGTGACCAGGCGCGGCGCATGGCGGCGCACCTGGAATCGCTCGGCCTGCCGCCCAGGAGCAACATCGCGATCCTGGGCAGGAACAGCGCCCACTGGATCATGGCCGACCTGGCCATCTGGATGGCCGGCCACGTATCCGTGCCGCTGTATCCGACGATCAGCGCTGCGAGTGCGCGCCACATCCTCGAGCATTCCGAAGCGCGGCTGCTCTTCGTCGGCAAGCTCGACGGAAAGGCCGACAACTGGAACCAGATCCGCACGGCCTTGCCGCAGGAACTTCCGCTCATCGCGTTGCCCCTGTCGCCGCTGCCCCAGGCGCAGCAATGGGAAGCGCTGACCGCCGCGACTGTGCCGCTGCAGCAGCCGCACCTGCCCGATGCGGGTGAGATGGCGACGATCCTGTACACCTCGGGCACCACCGGCGTGCCCAAGGGCGTGATGCACAGCTTCGGCAACATGGCCCGCTATGCCCAGGGCTCGGGCGATTTCTGCGGCTTCACGCCGGCGGACAGGCTGCTGTCCTACCTGCCGCTCGCGCATGCGGCCGAACGGTCTTTCGTCGAGGCGAACCTGCTGGCGCACGGCCTGCGCGTGTACTTCAACGACGCGCTGGAAACCTTTGTCGCGGACCTGCAGCGCGCCCGGCCGACCGTGTTCATCTCGATGCCGCGGCTGTGGACCAATTTCTATGCCGGCGTTTGCGCCAAGCTGCCGGCCACGGCGCAGGCGCTGCTGGGCGCGGACTCTCCGGAAGGCGCGGCGCTGCGCCAGAACGTGCTCGCGATGCTGGGCTTGCCCGACGTGCGCATCGCCTTCACCGGTTCGGCCCCGCTGCCGCCGGAGATCGTCGACTGGTACCGCAAGCTGGGACTGGAACTGCTGGACGTCTACGGGATGACCGAGGACTTCTGCTGGTCGCACTACAGCCGGCCCGGTGCGGTGCGGCTCGGCTACTGCGGCGAGGCCCTGCCCGGCGTACAAGCCCGCATCGCAGCCAACGGCGAGATCGAGGTGAAGACCGTAACCCGGATGCTCGGCTACTACAAGGACCCCGCGTTGACCGCCTCGGCCCTCACGGACGACGGCTACTTCCGCACTGGCGACCGCGGCGAGTACGACGAGGCCAACCGCCTGAAGATCACCGGCCGTGTGAAGGAACTCTTCAAGACCAGCAAGGGCAAGTATGTGGCGCCAGCGCCGATCGAGAACCGGTTCGCGCACCCCATGGTCGAGGCCGTATGCGTCACCGGCGCGGGGCACCCGCAGCCCTTCGTGCTGCTGATGCCCTCGCTCGCGGCACGGCAGCAGATGGGAGACCCTGCGGCCCGCGACGCCCTGGTCGCGACCTGGGAGGCGCTGCTGGGCGAGGTCAACGCCACGCTGGAACCCCACGAGGCCCTGAGCCATGTGGTGGTGGTGAAGGAGCCCTGGACGATAGACAACGGCTTCCTCACGCCGACGATGAAAATCAGGCGCAGCATCATCGAGGAACGCTATCTGGGCAAGGCCGCGGCATGGGCCGCGCCGGGCAGCAAGGTCGTGCTCGAGACCGATTGA
- a CDS encoding enoyl-CoA hydratase/isomerase family protein, whose protein sequence is MESRYLLLDVSDKVATVTIHRPDKGNALAPDVLDEVAAMFTSLGQREDVNVIVFTGGEKFFSAGFDLNEIRKLEKVSNEAYIALFHRAYRAVLFCPQPVIAAIGGPAIAGGFDLTMMCDIRYASARAKFGQREVVLSLTPIMDPLWRIIGLGRAKEVALTGRIYGAEEAQRMGYVSQVFPEGELLASVGAIARDMACHDRTTLAETKRLSNQVLNMDLDGAMRMQEWLFRSYIGSEDNHLRIDALQAKLAAARKEVSVTR, encoded by the coding sequence ATGGAATCCAGATATCTCCTTCTCGATGTGAGCGACAAGGTCGCCACTGTCACCATCCACCGTCCGGACAAGGGCAACGCGCTCGCGCCCGATGTGCTCGATGAAGTCGCGGCGATGTTCACTTCCCTCGGCCAGCGCGAGGACGTGAACGTGATCGTCTTCACCGGCGGAGAGAAGTTCTTCTCGGCCGGCTTCGACCTCAACGAGATTCGCAAGCTCGAGAAAGTCTCGAACGAGGCCTACATCGCGCTGTTCCATCGGGCCTATCGCGCCGTGCTGTTCTGCCCGCAGCCGGTGATCGCGGCCATCGGCGGCCCGGCCATCGCGGGCGGCTTCGATCTCACGATGATGTGCGACATCCGCTACGCCTCCGCCCGCGCCAAGTTTGGCCAGCGCGAGGTCGTGCTGTCGCTGACGCCGATCATGGACCCGCTGTGGCGCATCATCGGCCTGGGCCGCGCCAAGGAAGTGGCGCTCACCGGCCGCATCTACGGCGCCGAGGAGGCCCAGCGCATGGGCTACGTCAGCCAGGTGTTCCCGGAAGGGGAACTGCTCGCTTCCGTGGGCGCCATCGCCCGCGACATGGCTTGCCATGACCGCACGACGCTGGCGGAGACCAAACGCCTGTCGAACCAGGTGCTGAACATGGACCTCGACGGCGCGATGCGCATGCAGGAGTGGCTGTTCCGCAGCTATATCGGCTCGGAGGACAACCACCTGCGCATCGACGCGCTGCAGGCCAAGCTCGCCGCGGCGCGCAAGGAAGTGAGCGTCACGCGATGA
- a CDS encoding NAD(P)H-dependent oxidoreductase, translating into MNVLIVHAHNEPGSFCTSMMKAATQELRAQGHEVDVSDLYAMQWKAVADAADFGSRANADYLVYALEQRHGWEAKTLAQDILAEVEKLQRADLVIFNFPIYWFSMPAILKGWVDRVLISGLCYGGMRFYDRGGLKGKKAMLAITIGGQPHMLCEDGIHGELQEMLRPILRGTLGYTGMTVLPPFVAWHVPYIQPGQRGELMEQYRQRLRQIDALQPLRFPSMDHFDAALRPRPAAAPW; encoded by the coding sequence ATGAATGTCCTGATCGTGCACGCACACAACGAGCCCGGCTCGTTCTGCACATCGATGATGAAGGCGGCGACGCAGGAGTTGCGGGCGCAGGGCCACGAGGTCGACGTGTCCGACCTCTATGCGATGCAGTGGAAGGCCGTCGCCGATGCCGCCGACTTCGGCAGCCGCGCCAACGCCGACTACCTTGTCTATGCGCTCGAGCAGCGCCACGGCTGGGAAGCCAAGACCCTGGCGCAGGACATCCTGGCCGAAGTGGAGAAGCTCCAGCGCGCGGATCTGGTCATCTTCAACTTCCCGATCTACTGGTTCTCGATGCCGGCCATCCTGAAGGGCTGGGTCGATCGCGTGCTGATTTCGGGGCTTTGCTACGGCGGCATGCGCTTCTACGATCGCGGCGGCCTCAAGGGAAAAAAGGCGATGCTCGCCATCACCATCGGGGGCCAGCCGCACATGCTGTGCGAGGACGGCATCCACGGCGAGCTGCAGGAGATGTTGCGGCCGATCCTGCGCGGGACACTCGGCTACACGGGGATGACGGTGTTGCCGCCCTTCGTCGCGTGGCACGTGCCCTATATCCAGCCCGGGCAGCGCGGCGAGCTGATGGAGCAGTACAGACAACGCTTGCGCCAGATCGACGCGCTGCAGCCTTTGCGCTTTCCGTCGATGGATCATTTCGATGCGGCGCTGCGCCCGCGGCCTGCGGCGGCGCCCTGGTGA
- a CDS encoding alkyl/aryl-sulfatase: MKPFHADTFVLAIALAIGSVHAAPADPVPPVPGKSASAITASRNAAVLTQLPFGDRADFESARRGLVAPFEGQIKNDAGQVVWDSHAYDFLRKDQAPDSVNPSLWRHAQLNTNAGLFKVTDRVYQLRGMDLANMTVIEGQRGLIIIDPLTSIDTARAALALYRQHRPAKPVVAVIYTHSHVDHFGGVRGVVDQADVKAGKVKIYAPAGFMEHAISENLLAGTAMFRRALYQAGAGVPRGELGQIDAGLGKGAPAASTITLIPPTHLIGKDYETHVIDGVQIEFQLTPDTEAPSEMNLYLPKQRALCMAENAVRMMHNVLTPRGAQVRDAKGWSRHLDNSLVRYGDKAEVLFAQHGWPTWGGEGIRTLLADQRDMYAFINDRTLHLMNQGLTPNEIAQAITKLPGELDRKWATRGYYGVLSFNVRAVYQRYLGFYDANPANLDPLPPVEAGKRYVAAMGGSAAVLAQLRDAMAKGDYRWAAQLGNHLVFAEPDNNEAREAQADALEQLAYQSESAIWRNMYLTGAGDLRRGAPNLPSRVTEDLVKATTPAMFFDFMAVRLDSDKAQGHDMTLNWIFDDARQSFALTLRNGVLTHREGSKHAKADVTVHTSKATLDRIGLRQLDFATALRQGDIRVEGQAGKLTELLGMLAVFRPAFNIVTP; encoded by the coding sequence ATGAAGCCTTTCCACGCAGACACGTTCGTGCTGGCCATCGCGCTGGCCATCGGTTCGGTCCACGCCGCGCCGGCCGATCCGGTGCCGCCCGTTCCAGGCAAGAGCGCCAGTGCCATCACGGCATCCCGCAACGCCGCGGTGCTCACGCAACTGCCGTTCGGGGACCGCGCCGATTTCGAGTCGGCCCGCCGCGGGCTGGTCGCGCCTTTCGAAGGCCAGATCAAGAACGACGCCGGCCAGGTGGTGTGGGACTCGCACGCCTACGACTTCCTGCGCAAGGATCAGGCGCCGGACAGCGTGAACCCGAGCCTGTGGCGGCACGCGCAGCTCAACACGAATGCCGGCCTTTTCAAGGTGACCGATCGCGTGTACCAGCTGCGCGGCATGGACCTCGCCAACATGACGGTCATCGAAGGCCAGCGCGGGCTGATCATCATCGACCCGCTGACGAGCATCGATACGGCGCGTGCCGCGCTCGCGCTGTACCGTCAGCATCGGCCGGCCAAGCCGGTGGTCGCGGTCATCTACACGCACAGCCACGTCGATCATTTCGGCGGTGTGCGGGGCGTGGTCGACCAGGCCGACGTGAAGGCCGGCAAGGTGAAGATCTACGCGCCCGCGGGTTTCATGGAGCATGCGATCAGCGAGAACCTGCTCGCCGGCACCGCAATGTTCCGCCGCGCCCTGTACCAGGCCGGCGCGGGCGTGCCGCGAGGTGAACTGGGTCAGATCGATGCGGGCCTGGGCAAGGGGGCCCCGGCCGCCTCGACGATCACGCTGATCCCGCCGACCCACCTGATCGGGAAGGACTACGAGACGCACGTCATCGACGGTGTGCAGATCGAGTTCCAGCTGACGCCCGACACCGAGGCGCCCTCGGAGATGAACCTCTACCTGCCCAAGCAGCGGGCGCTGTGCATGGCCGAGAACGCGGTGCGGATGATGCACAACGTCCTCACGCCGCGCGGCGCGCAGGTGCGCGACGCCAAGGGCTGGTCGCGTCACCTGGACAACAGCCTGGTGCGCTACGGCGACAAGGCCGAGGTGCTGTTCGCCCAGCACGGCTGGCCCACCTGGGGCGGCGAGGGCATCCGCACCTTGCTGGCCGACCAGCGCGACATGTACGCCTTCATCAACGACCGCACGCTGCACCTGATGAACCAGGGGCTCACGCCGAACGAGATCGCGCAGGCGATCACCAAGCTGCCTGGTGAGCTCGACAGGAAGTGGGCCACGCGTGGCTACTACGGCGTGCTCAGCTTCAACGTCCGTGCGGTCTACCAGCGCTACCTCGGGTTCTACGACGCCAATCCGGCCAACCTCGATCCGCTGCCGCCGGTGGAAGCCGGCAAGCGCTACGTCGCCGCGATGGGCGGCTCGGCGGCCGTGCTCGCGCAACTGCGTGACGCGATGGCCAAGGGCGACTACCGGTGGGCCGCGCAACTCGGCAACCACCTCGTCTTTGCCGAGCCCGACAACAACGAGGCGCGCGAGGCGCAGGCCGATGCGCTCGAGCAGCTCGCCTACCAGAGCGAGTCGGCCATCTGGCGCAACATGTACCTCACGGGCGCCGGCGACCTGCGCCGCGGAGCGCCAAACTTGCCGAGTCGCGTGACCGAAGACCTCGTCAAGGCGACGACCCCGGCGATGTTCTTCGACTTCATGGCCGTGCGGCTGGATTCGGACAAGGCGCAAGGCCACGACATGACGCTGAACTGGATTTTCGACGACGCGCGCCAGTCCTTCGCGCTGACCTTGCGCAACGGCGTGCTCACGCATCGCGAAGGCTCGAAACACGCGAAGGCCGACGTCACCGTGCACACGAGCAAGGCCACGCTCGATCGCATCGGCCTGCGGCAACTCGACTTCGCCACGGCGCTCAGGCAGGGCGACATCCGGGTCGAAGGCCAGGCCGGCAAGCTGACCGAGCTGCTCGGCATGTTGGCCGTGTTCAGGCCCGCGTTCAACATCGTCACCCCTTGA